The following proteins are co-located in the Pan troglodytes isolate AG18354 chromosome 5, NHGRI_mPanTro3-v2.0_pri, whole genome shotgun sequence genome:
- the GSTA5 gene encoding glutathione S-transferase A5, with the protein MAEKPKLHYSNARGRMESIRWLLAAAGVEFEEKFLESAEDLDKLRNDGSLLFQQVPMVEIDGMKLVQTRAILNYIASKYNLYGKDMKERALIDMYTEGIVDLTEMIVLLLVCQPEERDAKTTLVKEKIKNRYFPAFEKVLKSQGQDYLVGNKLSRADIHLVELLYYVEELDSSLISSFPLLKALKTRISNLPTVKKFLQPGSQRKPPMDEKSLEEARKIFRF; encoded by the exons ATGGCAGAGAAGCCCAAGCTCCACTACTCCAATGCACGGGGCAGAATGGAGTCCATCCGGTGGCTCCTGGCTGCAGCTGGAGTAGAG TTTGAAGAGAAATTTCTAGAATCTGCAGAAGATTTGGACAAGTTAAGAAATG aTGGGAGTTTGCTGTTCCAGCAAGTACCAATGGTTGAGATTGACGGGATGAAGCTGGTGCAGACCAGAGCCATTCTTAACTACATTGCCAGCAAATACAACCTTTATGGGAAAGACATGAAGGAGAGAGCCCT gATTGATATGTACACAGAAGGTATAGTAGATTTGACTGAAATGATCGTTCTTCTGCTCGTATGTCAACCAGAGGAAAGAGATGCCAAGACCACCTtggtcaaagagaaaataaaaaatcgcTACTTCCCTGCCTTTGAAAAA GTCTTAAAGAGCCAGGGACAAGACTACCTTGTTGGCAACAAGCTGAGCCGGGCTGACATTCACCTGGTGGAACTTCTCTACTACGTGGAAGAGCTTGACTCGAGTCTTATCTCCAGCTTCCCTCTGCTGAAG GCCCTGAAAACCAGAATCAGCAACCTGCCCACGGTGAAGAAGTTTCTGCAGCCTGGCAGCCAGAGAAAGCCTCCCATGGATGAGAAATCTTTAGAAGAAGCAAGGAAGATTTTCAGGTTTTAA